A window of the Natronomonas salina genome harbors these coding sequences:
- a CDS encoding PIN domain-containing protein translates to MILDSTFLIDVLRGREEVTDRVEELDASGAPAVSSVTVMELWEGIQLADASESERRAVENLLTDIDEFAFDRDCAMTAGRINAELVQAGTPVDTTDVMIAATGLVYDRPVVTRNVSDFERVPDLEVVSY, encoded by the coding sequence ATGATACTGGATTCGACGTTCCTCATCGACGTCCTTCGCGGTCGTGAGGAGGTCACTGACCGCGTCGAAGAGTTGGATGCCAGCGGAGCTCCAGCTGTCAGTTCGGTGACCGTGATGGAGCTCTGGGAGGGGATCCAGCTGGCCGATGCGAGCGAAAGCGAACGAAGAGCGGTCGAGAATCTCCTGACCGATATCGACGAGTTCGCCTTCGACAGGGACTGTGCGATGACCGCAGGTCGAATCAACGCTGAACTGGTCCAGGCCGGTACCCCGGTCGATACGACCGACGTGATGATCGCGGCGACCGGGCTGGTGTACGACCGGCCGGTCGTGACGCGGAACGTCAGCGATTTCGAACGCGTTCCAGACCTCGAGGTCGTCTCCTACTGA